The genomic window TTTCTCAAGTGCACTCTTTGTTACAGAAACCACGAGTTCTGTGTCCATAGTATTCGATAATCTCCAAGAAAGCACCTTTCTACTATACCAATCCAATATTGCCGCAAGATATGCATGACCTCTTTCTAACTTTATGTATGTGATATCAGCACTCCACACTGTATTTGATTTGGATAAAATTATCTTACCCTTATCATCTTTAAATTCATCAAGTAAATACGGATGTCTATTTTGTATTTGATTGTTATATCTAACTCGTTTTTTAGGATACACCGCTCTTATACCTAAATAACCCATCATCGACACTACCTTC from Deferrivibrio essentukiensis includes these protein-coding regions:
- a CDS encoding IS3 family transposase, with the translated sequence MEPYSNAKDNEMLREIEKIYLVNPTYGYRRIKAELNRSGYAIGKKKVVSMMGYLGIRAVYPKKRVRYNNQIQNRHPYLLDEFKDDKGKIILSKSNTVWSADITYIKLERGHAYLAAILDWYSRKVLSWRLSNTMDTELVVSVTKSALEK